The Pempheris klunzingeri isolate RE-2024b chromosome 16, fPemKlu1.hap1, whole genome shotgun sequence genome includes the window AAGGACCTAGGTATGGATACATGAGCCAGTTTGTTCAAAACgaacagaaatgttttagttttatttggaTGAATAGTTGTATAATTCTGCTGGAAAGTCATGTTTCCTACAACTGGGCTGTTAAATTTGGTTGTTTAAGATCATACTATTTAAGATGATAGTGGTTTAACCTCTAAATACTGCTAATGTTCCAAACCCTCAAAGTGTAAGGGGAAAACACTTTTTTGTAATATGCCTGAAATTACCATGCAagttagttgattaatcaagtatttgtattttcttttatcttaGGAGCGACACTCCTCCACACCGCATGCGAGAGGGTGGATTGGGACCCATCCAGCAGCCCAGCTCCAGCTCTGGgacatccaatcagactccacCTCCAGTTGGCACACAAGTTGGGGCCCAGGGAGGCAGCCACCACCCTCATCACTACATGAGTGGGCGGGGCAACTACAGCAACTTCCCTGACCAGGGTGCAAGGATGCTTccccaccagcagcagcagagggcgGGTGACAGGGGAAACCAACCACATAGCTTCACCCACCAGGATGAAGGGCCACCCCGGGGATCCCAGCAGGGCCAGATTTGGGGAGCCCCACACCCTCACTACGATCGCAACGGTCGTGCTGATCACCCAGCTGTTGAGAGCAACTCTCatctccaccaccatcacagCCACCACCCTCAGCAGCCTCACTTCCATCTTCATCCCCATAAGCCAGAGAATAGCCGTGACAGAGTGGTTGAGGCTCCTGCTAAGAAGACAGACTCTTCTCCCCCAATCCACCAACCCTCCCTCtcatcttcctgctcttcctcctcttcctcttctgctaGAGAAGATGGGAATGTCAAAGCTGCCCTCCATCATCACCCATCCCAGAGAGAGGGTGAAGCTGGTATCGGTCACAGTCTCGGTGACAGGGGCAACAGTGGCAGTGCCAGCAGTAGCAGCCATGtgaaacaggagaaaacagGCTCGTCGTATGCTCCCCATTCCTCCGTGACCTCTAGCCCACCCCCCTCTCATCATGGCAGTCATACTCAGCCTCAACAGCATCCCCATCCTAAGTCAAACCAAAGAGGGGGGCGAGAGCACAAGACAGAGACCCAGTGGGGCCCACGGCCAGGCAGCAGCAACCCAGGTGGGGGGTCCTCTCACGGAAGGAGGGCCAACaatgcaggaggaggtgggaacAACTCCCGCGGCGGGGAGGACTCCTCCAATACTCCATCCGATCATAAACCCTCCAACCAGTCAGGAGGCAGCAATCCCAACAAGAGGGCTGGCCCCATTAAGAAGCCAGTGctgaaggagatgaagagagacGGAGGGGATGTTGAtggagcagaaaaaacaaaagagcaagACGGTGGCCAGGCTACCTCCATGAAACAGGAagcctcctccatctcccagAACACGTCAGCTCCATCTAAAGACGAGCCGGCTCAGACAGCCAAGCCCAGGAATGGAGGCAAAGAACGATcctcaggaggaggtgggggaggctCGGGTAGAGGGCCCAAAGATGTAGACACCACCTCTGGATTTTCAGGGTCCTCCTCTAGGAGGGACAGAGACCGTTCTTTTGAGAGAGGGGGCGGCTCCTCCCACCACCATGGGGTCCCCGCCAAAGGCAGCAGAGCCAGTCGTGGACGAGGGGGAGAGTTCTATGGGCGTGGGCGTGGTTACCGCGGTACCTACACGGCCGCTGCTGGGCCCAGTGGTGGCAGTCGGGGCAGAATGGGCGGCAGGAGCGGCAGGGACTACCGCTCATCTGTCGGCGGTGGCCACCATCATGAGGCCAAGGGTGAGGGGCCCAGTGGCAGACATGGTCAGGATAGGAACCAGCATAACCCAGCCAGGGCCAGGAACCGAAGTGAAACCCGCAGCGAGGGTTCAGAATATGAGGAAATCCccaagagaaggagggagagaggttCAGAGACTGGCAGTGAGAGTGGTGCAAGTGATCTGGGTCACTCAGACAAGGATGACGGCCACAAACCCAACACCAAGAATGGCTCTGATCATGCCAACACTACTAGTGGTGGCGCCATGTCCTCTGCACCTGCCAGAGGTTCCCAGGCCCGGGTCTTCACCCCCAGGGGTGTGCCCTCTAGGAGGGGCAGGGGTGGAGGTAGTGGAGGAGGAAACATGTACAGGAGTAGTGGCAATGTTGGAGGAGCACCTGGGGGACACCGGGTTGGACCCAACTCAGCCTCTCACGGCGGGTCCTCCAAGTCTTCAGCCTCAGCCCGAAAGCAGCAAGGCCCGCCACAAACGTCTGGACCCAAAGACTTGGGCAGGGGAGGcactggaggagagaagaaagacaagatGGCTGATGCAGGTCAGGCTCAAAATCAGGGGTCCAATCCCCCTCAGCCAACTCTGCCCGCTGCAACTCCTACCACTCTAACCTCCACTGAAAATGGAGGAGTTGTGACCCAGCAAGCTTCAACCAACCCGACATCAAACTCTGGAGGGCCAAATgcactccctcctcctgctaACCGCGGGTTCCCTCCCAGTGGATTTGAGCGACCACCTAGGCGTCGCCGTCACGGGCGTTCCCAGCACCAGCAGGACAAGCCGCCCCGCTTCCGGAGACTGAAAGAGCGAGAAAATGCCGCACGCATCAACGGAGGAGTGGGAGTCATCGGGGGAGGAAggccctcctctccttccttgaATTCAGTTCAGGACAGTAACGGAGCCCCCATCTCTGCCCCCATGTCAGGAAATGTCCAAAATGCTAACCACAACACCACAGTAACAACCAACAATAACAGTGGTGGTGGGCACCATAGCAATGCAAACagccaccaccatcaccactaCAACCAGGGCAACACTGGGCCGACACATCCCCAGCACCACCACAGCCACGGAGCAAAGTCCCCCGACTTCACCAACCAGAATTCGGACCAGGCCAATGAGGAGTGGGAGACTGCCTCCGAAAGCAGTGACTTCACTGAGTTCAGAgacagggaaggaggaggaggaggaggaggagggaagtcATATTCTTCTCACCATCCCCACCACGtaggaaggggaggagggggcggcGGCGGAGGTGTGGTCGAGCGCGATATGACGGGAAAAGAGCCCTCGGCCAATAAAAGAAGCTTCTCGAGCCAGCGTCCTGGCATGGAGCGACAGAACCGGAGGGTCaacactggaggagctggaggcggagggggagggggcgggggaGGAAGAGGCCCACGAGGCCCGCCTGGCGGTGGAGCCGGTGGGCCCGGTAACGGAGGTGGCAACCGCGGGGAGAAGCGTGGCAACTGGCCCTCCCCGAAAAATAGGAAGTGATGGaatatttgaaaacatttcagatgaacCCCACCCACATTAAAACCACCCTCGTACATCTTAATCCCTTTTTGCTAATTATTTCATGGCTTATCTGTTGGCATCCCTAAACATATTAGTGTATTGTACAGTATATGGAGATGGTATTCACATTCGCTTTAGCGGCCCCCTACCCGCCCCGGTCACCTCTCTCCCTTTGCATCAATCTACTATCTACCGTCCGTTATTGTAAATTTCTCCGTTTGCTCCGTCTTGCTCTCCGATCAGTTgtgcccctccccctcccctccctcccccccttcccTGAAGAATCTCACCCCAGTCGGGTTTGACAAGCATGTGGTTCTGCAGCGGAGGTGCACATGGTTTTGACAGAAGACATTCACACagagctccacacacactcgcatTTACAAGCACAAATATGGCATCTTTACCAACACATGGAACACATGTGGGTGCAAAATGAAATTGTGGGGATTAAATAAATTGGCGAAAATGTTTAGATTGGgctaatttttatatttatgtaccTGTGTATATTTCTACCACGCTTTGGCCTTGGGTGGTATTCAGTAGTGCAGTTCTGCATTACCTCCCTCACAAAGGGAACGAGTGCAGCTTCATCTTTTAACGAGAACAATGTAACATaagatgttttgtttctctttgtgtctttgtttgttttggcctCGTGTCAGTTGAGTTTCAGCCTCTGAGAAATGTTAGgggtgtgtgtttcttcttctaaaAAGCAGGTCATTAAAATACCTTTTTACTAAATTACCCAGTTCCTCCTTTCCGCTGACTTTTTGGTCTCCTGCGAAGTTTGTCTCTGATTACTGTGATAAGACCCGTTGAAGTACTACTGCTCAGTGCTCACCTACACTCGCATTGATTTGTCTTTAATATcaatgtttctgctgctttgttcagATAGACGGtgtgatatttgtttttttttctttctcccaaaGTTGTTGACCTGCTCTGACATTTCATTAGCTATTGCTtagcccccttttttttttttttttttttttcttttttaggagATTAAGGCGTTTTCAGCCTCATCATAGTATCTTCATTACCTGCAGGTGTTAAGCACACTGCAGAAAATCTAAGTCCCCCAAGGACAATAGTTTTACTTTGTCATTCATGAGTTATGTTTACCCTATGAAGACTGTATTGGTGGCTTGATGGCTTTATTTTAACAACCATTATTTCCTTAGTGACTTCCATTTTTATGGATACACTTTATTTACTCCCTCAAGGCGAGATACCGATCGCTCTTGTTAGGGGGAGAAAGTGAGTTTAATGAAAATGTAGGTCATGatggaataaagaaaaaaatgtttgactttcatAAAATTGTTTATGCTTCAATAGATAACTGAATATGTTCTAGTAAGCACTCCTTGTAGTTTGACACAAATTCAtggttgctgttttctttttttttcccctttctttgtgtttatgtttttgggCAAGTTTCATGCGATGCAACAGGACGGGTACTCTGTCTGGGCCCAGAGTACAGAGCCAGGCTGAGTGTTGTACTAttacacccacccacccccctcctctccgtGCTCTTGAGGAGACTCCTCACACCGAGAAGGACAACTACCAAGAGCTCCTTGTCTGAGgaagtggtgtttttttttgttttttttttcttcaaagtgTGTGTTCTCGGGATGGCTCTTCCAGTACATGGTGGCGACCGGTAGCCCACACTGATCGAATTCAGGACAATGCTGGAAAAGGAGGGGGGCGAAGCGTCAAAAGCAAGTCACCACCTACAGCCCACCACACGGTTTCCAAGTTTTCGCTCGCAACAAATAATGCCGACCTGGAGTGTTGAGGAAATATTGGATTGATGTAGGATTACACTTGTAAGCATAGTTTGTATCATACTTAAGAGACATAAAATGGCACACGgcttggaaagaaaaaacaaccgGCGACAACATCCAGCGTGAACTAAATCGATTTATATACATCTGCATCAATTCTGTCACTGCTGTAAGTtggggtttgtttgtttactgaCAACAGTTTAAAGATCGTCTCTGGGACGTCGTGAGTAGGGCATTTGATGATTTGTGTACATgcgtgcgtgcttgtgtgtatgtgtgtggcgTGTGTGCggtctgtggtgtctgtgtaATAACTTGGGGAAGGGGTGGGGGACCAGAGGGGTAACATGAACGGCAAGCACTTTTCTGCCTCGCTTGCCCacatatttgttgttgttgtttttttttttttttttgatttaaacCAATATTATTAAGacaattctgtttttcttaaataCATCCACGTATATACATTcagctgtgtgtatatgttcaTCATCCCAGTGAGGAACACGCAGTGGAGAACTTCACCcattttttgtgtaatttaagCATACATTCTTCAGCAGGCAAGTGAAGTTtggacatgttttatttttcactatgACCTCtaagcatgaacacacacccaTGGGTGCAGCTTGCCTTGCCTGTTACTGGTTTATACATTGATAGCTGTACACTTTAACACTGGCTCAAAGAGTCCTTCATCCCTCCTTAACTCTTAAATGTCGATGTGCGCATTATTTTATGTACccatgttaaaagaaaacaaaagtagTGTATTCCAGACAAATTACTCAAAGATTGTACTATGTTTCCAGCATTACCAAGGTACCTGGAGTGGTTCAAACTGTTTTTAGCATTTATGGTTTTATTAATGGAACCGtgatatacacacatgtatgtatattgGTATGTATCTAAGTTTTGTCTACCCCAACTTACATTCCCACCAACAAATGTTGCCATTTTTAGTTCAAGGGAGCAATGTACAAGCAGAGAAGTGTCTTATTATAATAAAGTTATACAGAGAAGGCAAAGTTAAATAAACTACTTTTgatttaatggaaaatgtaatcGCACGTCTCGTTCTTCTCCGGTAGACAGAGGGgggtatttttaaaaagtcctTCCTGCGTCACTGCATGGTTTTGATGTGTCATGGCAGGAAAAGAAGGAGGTGTCACTAATAATAAGAATTTGAATGGTTCAATTGTACGTAGGTAGTTCAAGTTGGCCAGCATCAACACGCCAAACTGGAATTGAACTGTATTAATGTTACTAGTTCAACCTGTTTCTACTGGTTTCTGTAGACATTATTTTCTAGTTAATATATGTAAGGTTAACACTCTCCACAGCAAAGACATTACAAATAAATTCAGCAAAAAGCTGGAATATTTTGCAAGCTGCAGTCAGCCAAATGTGAGAAGTCTGTACATCCCATTTTAAGAAATTGTGAAATAATGGCTGCAAAATATACAGACCATTTTAGATATGTTACTAATTTTGTAATATTTCTTGATATTGAAGGTGTTTAAAACAGTTGCTGACAATTATAAATGAAATACTatcactgttttttgtttgcacagtaaagtaaaacaacaaaggaCAAGATGTGTTTCCACTGTACTACCATGCAACAATAACGAAAATATAGAAAAAGTTTTCACTGTGACGTCCTTCCAATTATAAATACAAGTAACTCAAgggaaaatgttaatttatttgtcattcaACGCAGGGATGCACAAAGAAATGCAAGTTGTAAGTTGTACAGCTGTTTTTTGAGCTGTTTCAGAGCGGAGATGTGAGATGACCATGACAGATCCTCTGTGATACTGATTCCCAGTAACCTAAAAATATATGAtatagaatcagaatcagctttatttgcTAAATATGTGATCACACACAAGAAATTCGAAAAATAAACGATGTGAAGAAGACAGCAGTGCAATGAGTGGACAGATGCTTGAATAAATATGGGATGACTATGTTCAGGTTCCATTGTATACATGAGGTAGATGGCTATGACAGGATATTagtgcatacagtatatacagcatGTTTAGATTTTTATTCTACAGTAATGGTATGTTAACCATAATGGTGCCATGAagtatatagaaataaaataaaataaaggaggtgtttttattatttggaTGATCCACAGATGGTTGCTAGTTGAAAAACTGCATGTTAAATCCACCTTTCCAGCAGGTGTAATACCGACAGTGAGCAGCGGGCGGCAGCAGAGCTCCGGCGGCTCCGTGCGCTGCCGACGGCTccgggaggaagaggaagaacgTAACCTAGAGGGTGAACCGGGAGGTGGTGTCCATCTTATTTACACCGGTGAGGTTGCTAAATTTTAGATCTGTCGGATTCTTCAGGAGTATAAAAGTTGAAAAGCCGGGTAAGTTGGCTGATTTAGTCACGTTACTGCGTTGAGGTGTTTAAACGCAGAGGCAGAGGGACCTCCTTAAAGCTAATCTTTGTCTTGAGGCCTGTTTTCTAACGATGCGCCATATTGAATTTCATTCTGGATCCTAGCCGCTAGCGGGGTTTAGCTTAGCAAGCTAACGGTGGCTGCATTAACTGTTTGTCGTCGCGTATGAGGACACCATAGATTAAAGTTTAGTTCTATCATCAATAACATACACTTTTGTTGGACTCAAGACCCCAAAAAGCTGCACTGCAACGGCAACTTTATGAAATTAACAGTGCTGAGATGATAAGTCTAGCTAGCctgagctagctagctagttagcctAGTCCTCAGCTCCATACTTTCACTGTTTGGACAAATTATTGACACAATATTGAGAAAGATTATACCCACCTCAAGATAGTAGTTTGGCAGTGGGAGCTCTTCGTGTTATTTTTAGCGTCATCAGTGAATGCAGTTTTGATGTAGTTGATTAATTTATGGGTCATGGAGTATTTTCGCCTCTCTTTCACAGGTTTCCAGAGATGAGCAGTTCAGAGGAAGTGTCATGGATCTCCTGGTTCTGTGGACTGAGGGGAAATGAATTTTTCTGTGAGGTGAGTACATTGATCAAAAGCATGGTAAAATCAAAACTGGACTCGTCACTGTCAAGCACAATTTTAAACATCACTAGTGACATTGAAACTCTTACTGTTCTCTTTATTACACGATCACACAGCCAGATCTGACCCTGATCTAAGGCCGTAAACTCTGCATCAGGTCCTACATGAATATCTCCCAGAATAGAGACATGTCAGTCCCAAATCTGTGTGTAAAACGTATAACAGGAAGAATGTGATGTGGAAACCAACAAGctgggaaaaaatgtttttatgtgtctgttaagtaaaaacacaatttattcTGATTGAGAAAAGTGTCCTATATAATGATTAAACAAATCATGTCATCATCTTGCTTGACACATTTTTTATCTGTGAGTTGCTAAGAAGGTTTCTTACCATCCAGAGTTTGTATTTTCAACACACTGTCAGTGACATGGTCCTGGACCAGAGCTCGGCCAGATCAAGCTCCAACTATTTTTCCTGTTCACAACTCAAGTCTAGTTTAAAATAGTGCTGGCATGCCCATACGTTAATTGAAAGTGTTATAGTCGCTGTAATCATTACTCGTGTTCATACTGGCCCTGTAGAGATCCCGGCCTAATGCAGCTCCAGCTTGTGACTGTGAACCCCTGTCTCTTACACTGGTGTCACATTTGAAAGGAGTCTCTTCACTGCCTGTACAGGAGAAATGATTACAGGCAGATAGAGActtaaaaaatgtgaacctatCATTCAATTCTACTTGTAAGCCACACTAAGGTCTCAGTGAATAATCAGTTTTCTCCCCTAATTTCTCCAACTAAAGGTGGATGAAGACTACATCCAGGACAAGTTCAACCTGACGGGGCTCAATGAGCAGGTTCCCCACTACCGCCAGGCCCTAGACATGATCCTGGACCTTGAACCAGGTCTGTACATTGTTTTCATGTCTCCACATTCTCTAATTTAGAAATGTGCTGCTTTCCtttcaaaatgtataaaaaattcTTTCATAGACGCACATATTGACAGTGTGTAAAATATATTGGTGCTGAATGGGTGCGTTGGTTGAAACAGTAGATAACTGTCCAGAGGGGAGAGACAAGCACCCCAAACATCTGCAGAAGAAGCCTAACAGCCTAAAAAACTGAATGGTGAGACTAAATGTTGATTCACGTCTTCATTTACCAGTTAACATGTTAAATGGAGATCAAGAGGTAGGAGTAAAAGGAGTTCCAGGTGTGTCATTTATGAGACGATCCTGATCGTTACTCGTGCTGCTCCTCTAATCTGTCGAGTTGAGCGCTGTCGCACATTTcatctaataaataaaaatgagaatgaaCATTTGATCTCagcatcctttttgtttttaaggatGTCTCCTTGTCAGATCATTAGACATACTTTAACACCCaggagttttttgttttttttcccattattGTGCGTTTTCACAGGAGCTTTGAAACCAGCTGGTCTGCAGACTCCCTCAGAGcttgtgttgtctttgttttatgcCCTGCCAAAGCCTAGAAAAGAATCAGAAAACTATTATATGTCCctgttctattttttttttttaattaaaaataagagCTCTCTGTGGTTTTGGTATTCCCTCTCCTTTTGTAGTTTTGCATCTCTGTAAACTGTTCTCTGTTCCCTCTGGTCTTCAgatgaggagctggaggacaaTCCCAACCAGAGCGACCTGATTGAGCAGGCAGCCGAGATGCTGTATGGCCTCATTCACGCACGCTACATCCTCACCAACCGAGGCATCGCACAGATGGTAGGCGCCAGCTGCATCAGCAAAATCCACTACTCCTGTCTGCATTAGGGAGCTGttttacaattacattttatgctTCTGTGCTAGAGACAGCCATGGCCGGAGGCATTGTGTTTTCTGGTTGTCCCGTCCGTCTGTACATAAGTTTTGGTCCCATTATGAGTTAAATAGACCATAAAGTaatgctttagggcgggactacacGGTGACTAACCAATTAGGAGCGGTCGCTcttcacttctggctccaaaaaaccaagatggcaacgcCCGTAAATCCAAACTCAAGGTCTCAgaacagcagtccacaaaccaatgggtgattCCACATTGGCTACGTCCACCTGTTGTCTAAAGCCTCTGGTACAAACGTCCACCATGActcaggatgaactgattagatttcAGTGGTCAAAGGTGAATGTGACCTCAATAAACACAATTTCGACATAATTCAAGAATTCAGTCGATAAATAAGGCAAACTTTCGCTCCAATGTCTGTttggatgaagtgatgacattttatatccaaaaggtcaaaggtcatctgGCCGTTGTTCACTGCCAACAGAAGAggagattgtgaccatatttcacatctGGTTTGATGTTGAATTCACATGGATTTAAACCAGCAAACCAGACGTCAGTTTAGTGGATGAGATCAAGTTTGTAATATgcataagaaaatatataaaccTGGGTTGGACTTAAATAGATGAGTTGCGTACTTGAGCAAGTGACAGTCAGTCACAGTACGCGAGGCGGAGTTTTTACCAGATGCTGGTGATAAACATCAGTCCTGTCATATCGGCTGCGTGGGTTTGGATTTATAGTTCAGTGTCTCTGATCTCGGCTACTGATAGCACTACTGAAACACAAGATGGATGTAACGCACATAACCAGGCCAGAAACACACCACTAACCAGGGTTTCATACAggtgctggaaatccttgaaaatgcttaattttatGTGGTGTTTTCACTTGAAAAGTGGCTGGATTTGACTTTGGAGAAGGTTTAGTAAGGCTGACTATAACTTCAgctttaaaataatatttcagcattttgggaaatatgctacCTCttagtaaaaaaagaaaacgagcATGTGTCCCAAAATGTtgagttatttattttaatttctcagGTTTTTAGTGCTTGTTGCATTGTTACCTTTGGCCGCTGTTACAGGAAAACAGGTAGTGGACTAACGAACAGGAATTGGTCATAAACAATATCCATCTATAGCTGATGCTGATTTTACATTGTGGCAGAGACGTATTGGTCTGGTTCACATTGATCACAATCAACAGGAGCCTGCTAAATGTCAGAAGATTATTTTAGATGATATGAACTCTTGAAAAGTCAAAGTAGTTGGAGGGCATTTATGTCCAGTATTGTATGTGTTGTAACATAGATATGTGCATATGATCTGTACTTTAATCAAAGAATTGTTGCcacctattattattattgttgttgttgtttttgttgactCGTATCTTGATTTATACTTTGCAGTTGGAGAAGTATCAACAGGGAGATTTTGGCTATTGCCCCCGGGTCTATTGTGAGAATCAGCCTATGCTTCCTATCGGTGAGTAAAAACATGAATTCAAAACTTTCATTCTTAAATGCAATACATCCATATTTTAAAGTGTCACTCATGTTTAGCACAAGATGGTTGTTTTGGTTTACATGCACAAGGTCTTACTTCATCACTGTGATTTATTCAGAGAAATAGCTTTGCATGtttgtaaaaacatgtaaaatacttCAGTGTGTGAGACTGCTGTCTTACAGAGCGGTCTTTTAGACTGATTTGTTTAGGAAATTTTTACTGATAATATGTGGCCATGTTTTGAATTTAGTCACAATGCCCTGTTTGCATGCTGTCCgagttttctgtctgtgaaagACCTTTCAGTGAACCAGGAAGTATGTGTGCTGTAGTAGCCGCTGTCTTTATCTCAGGTGTAGCATATTCACTTGATTTCATATCTGAGCCGGTTTGTTTCTTCCTCCACAGGTCTGTCAGACATCCCAGGGGAGGCTATGGTGAAGCTCTACTGTCCTAAATGTATGGACGTCTACACACCCAAGTCCTCCAGGCACCACCACACAGATGGAGCCTATTTTGGCACTGGCTTCCCCCACATGCTGTTCATGGTTCACCCCGAGTACAGGCCCAAGAGGCCAGCCAACCAGTTTGTCCCGAGGTTAGTGCGGCAGGTCGAACTTCACACTCTGTGTTGCACTTTAGCAATAATTTATCTACATTAAGGTTGAGCCGCTAACCCCAGCTAGCACTGTTAGCCAGCGTTGTTATCTGTGTTAGTGCGACTCTCGCTATATAGTCGTCAGGTAATTTGAAGGTTCTGAGTTTGATTTTAGCCttgatacatttttatttattgatcctgTGTTAACAGATAACTCAAAGTTGTGGTAAAtaggtttatttttttatgttgtaaaaCCGCTTTTAGTTGAAAAAAGCCTGAAATTTAAACTTAAACCAGATTGTAGGTTTATATTTTTACGTGATGGAAATCTTTGAGTGTGTAAGAATACCAAGGAGTTTAAAACTCGAGAAAAAAACGGTTTGTACCATAATGAGTAATgcaattttctttttgttaaaatggACGTTATGTTGGCCGTGTCTGAATAAACATgtattaaacacacatacacatataacaACTCAACCGGAGCAAAGTGTAATCACGTTCAGCACAGACATGTGGACATTAACCTGCAGGCTGTTAGCCACACTAACCAAACCAGCATGGCAACATTTAGACATGTTTCACCAGGAACGTCCCTGTTTCTAAACGCTTAAGGATACTTCAGGCACTTAGGTCTATTT containing:
- the prrc2a gene encoding protein PRRC2A isoform X1 yields the protein MSERSGQTAKGKEGKTKYASLNLFDTYKGKSLETQKPVVPPRHGLQSLGKVASARRMPPPANLPSLKAENKGNDPNVSLVPKDGTGWASKQEPADPKSTDALSAPQPESQQPVASTTPAPTRPRTPPTSEALAPASTQAVGARSWAQASVTHGIQGDGGKGSNLPSPFSREEFPTLQAAGDQDKPGREQGTADQWYGPGPSLRPQNVTSWRDGGGRALAPTLSGEGAVEGGTGGTLVMDGAAGVPQPNSQSHGPPRNPPAGSPALPLPQPPVGPGFPQYRGIMPPFMYPPYLPFPAPYGPQGPYRYPAPGEGPAPRFSRGQGGPDGRPQGGPRDAGGEVVKRPSILKQDDLKELDELDHDGDEGWAGAHEEIDYSAKLKFSDDEGEGEEEGEEEETESSNDSREQQRSQDAAPATSRSRASDSGGDTRRTPPSNADNGPQPPSSKPGWAEEGGSGWGGQGPPSNYQGCRPGLGGPREQPSPPPGPLLGQGPYSFYRQDRPHNQGASLGPGKPGTVQHQPAPGGPTPPPQPGLLVHGAQGEDEDETWRQRRKQSSTEISAAVERARRRREEEERRMEEERRAACAEKLKRLDEKQQQQQGSNIGGGGGSSKTPSLDGNSTAATAGSPSPSISASSPNVSQPSSPCVDPEEPPVLAVQPGPSAGVGDRQRASSNSSYDSSADAQQCPQPAVSQPQQPTLDVPLTGETKEETMGSPHIRAGSGGERGVDPVKIENIGGGAGRQAGGPPGQGYSKYQKSLPPRFQRQQQEQLLKQQQQWQQQQQQQQHSQASQSQLSPQPQAPQGPSPGSTPQPGPGPKQGGPLYQPSNMVRPPPLPMNFDPRWMMMPYMDPRMMQGRPPPMDYYSAGMHPSGLIGRERSDSGGSGSDPFDRQQQHPGHPHRGTPPMDPKLAWGPEVFPGGGEGRGLTSPLRQKQAMEEDDGAKGPRSDTPPHRMREGGLGPIQQPSSSSGTSNQTPPPVGTQVGAQGGSHHPHHYMSGRGNYSNFPDQGARMLPHQQQQRAGDRGNQPHSFTHQDEGPPRGSQQGQIWGAPHPHYDRNGRADHPAVESNSHLHHHHSHHPQQPHFHLHPHKPENSRDRVVEAPAKKTDSSPPIHQPSLSSSCSSSSSSSAREDGNVKAALHHHPSQREGEAGIGHSLGDRGNSGSASSSSHVKQEKTGSSYAPHSSVTSSPPPSHHGSHTQPQQHPHPKSNQRGGREHKTETQWGPRPGSSNPGGGSSHGRRANNAGGGGNNSRGGEDSSNTPSDHKPSNQSGGSNPNKRAGPIKKPVLKEMKRDGGDVDGAEKTKEQDGGQATSMKQEASSISQNTSAPSKDEPAQTAKPRNGGKERSSGGGGGGSGRGPKDVDTTSGFSGSSSRRDRDRSFERGGGSSHHHGVPAKGSRASRGRGGEFYGRGRGYRGTYTAAAGPSGGSRGRMGGRSGRDYRSSVGGGHHHEAKGEGPSGRHGQDRNQHNPARARNRSETRSEGSEYEEIPKRRRERGSETGSESGASDLGHSDKDDGHKPNTKNGSDHANTTSGGAMSSAPARGSQARVFTPRGVPSRRGRGGGSGGGNMYRSSGNVGGAPGGHRVGPNSASHGGSSKSSASARKQQGPPQTSGPKDLGRGGTGGEKKDKMADAGQAQNQGSNPPQPTLPAATPTTLTSTENGGVVTQQASTNPTSNSGGPNALPPPANRGFPPSGFERPPRRRRHGRSQHQQDKPPRFRRLKERENAARINGGVGVIGGGRPSSPSLNSVQDSNGAPISAPMSGNVQNANHNTTVTTNNNSGGGHHSNANSHHHHHYNQGNTGPTHPQHHHSHGAKSPDFTNQNSDQANEEWETASESSDFTEFRDREGGGGGGGGKSYSSHHPHHVGRGGGGGGGGVVERDMTGKEPSANKRSFSSQRPGMERQNRRVNTGGAGGGGGGGGGGRGPRGPPGGGAGGPGNGGGNRGEKRGNWPSPKNRK